In Calothrix sp. PCC 7507, one DNA window encodes the following:
- a CDS encoding histidine phosphatase family protein gives MTLNLYLLRHGETTFSQSGNFCGETDAELTSEGMQMAESFAEVYQKLKWEAVYVSPMKRAIATAKPFCDAIGMDMQLREGLREGSYGEWESKSKSFAQENYAQNYLKWLTEPAWNAPLGGETAVDIANRSMPVIAEIQEKHSQGNVLVVSHKATIRIMLCSLLGIDLGRYRYRVNILVASVSMVKFDVNGPLLEILGDRHHIPDHIRSRPGT, from the coding sequence ATGACACTCAATTTATATTTACTGCGACATGGAGAAACTACTTTTAGTCAAAGTGGTAATTTCTGCGGTGAAACTGATGCGGAGTTGACATCCGAAGGGATGCAGATGGCAGAGAGTTTTGCCGAAGTTTATCAAAAATTGAAGTGGGAGGCTGTTTATGTTAGCCCAATGAAGCGCGCAATTGCAACTGCCAAGCCATTTTGTGATGCTATTGGTATGGATATGCAGTTGCGTGAAGGACTGAGAGAAGGTAGTTACGGCGAATGGGAGAGTAAGAGTAAATCATTTGCTCAAGAGAATTACGCCCAAAACTATTTGAAATGGTTGACAGAACCCGCTTGGAATGCACCACTAGGTGGAGAAACTGCGGTAGATATTGCTAACCGTTCTATGCCTGTCATTGCTGAAATTCAAGAAAAACATTCCCAAGGTAATGTTTTAGTGGTTTCTCATAAAGCCACGATTCGGATTATGCTTTGCAGTTTACTGGGAATTGATTTGGGACGCTATCGCTATCGGGTGAATATTTTGGTCGCGTCTGTCAGTATGGTTAAATTTGACGTTAATGGCCCTTTGCTCGAAATATTAGGCGATCGCCATCATATACCTGATCATATTCGCTCTCGTCCAGGAACATAA